From the genome of Streptomyces sp. V2I9:
TCGGGGCCTCCTACGCCGCCTACTGCGCCCTCGTCACGGCGCTCGCCGACTCCGGCGGCGTGCAGCGCGACCCTGTGCGCCCGGATGCGGTCCACCGCGCCGACGGCCCCGACGCCGTCATCGCCGCCGTCCCCGCGCTCGGACTCACCGAGACCGCGCGCGAGCCCGGTGGCCCGGAACGGCTGTGGGCCCGTGCCGGCTGGTGGGCGGCCCACGGTGACCGGCGCGACTCCGAACCGGACGCGCTGCACCGCGCCCTGGCGGACGATCCCCGCCTGCTCGACCACCTCCCGGTCGCCCGTCTGGGGGAGCGCCTGGCCGAAGCGCTCGGGCGCGAGTTGCCCTCGTGGCCCCGCCTCTGGGCCGAACGGGGCCGGGGGAAGTCGGCCGCGTCGGGCTCCACCGTCCGCCTCCCGCTGCTCGCCGTGGGCGGCACCCGCGACTCCTTCGCGGACGACACCGTGGCCCTCTGGCAGCGCTGGGGCGGACCGGCCCGCCTGCTGCTCGGTCCCTGGGGCCACCGGCTCACCTCCGACCCGGCCGCCCCGCCCCGCGCACGCGTCAACCTCGGGGCGCTGTACGTACGGTGGGCCCGCGCCGCACTCGCCGGACGTCTGGAGCCGACGCGGAGCGGGATCATCGCCCTGGGCGACAGCGGCCGTTGGCACAGCGCCCATGGGGCGGCGATCACCGCCGAAGCGTCCGCGCCGGGTCGGCCGGAGGCGGGGCGGTGGTGGCCCTTCGGCTCGCCCACCGGTCTCCGGCTGCTCCACGGAGCCGCGTTCACGGCCGATCCGGACCGGCCCGTGCGCTCCGACGGCCTCGCCGCCCCGGCCGGCGGCGCACAGCCCGACCGGTGTCTGCTCCTCTCACCGCCCCTGCCCCGCCCGCTCGACCTGGCGGGCCCCGCCCTCGTCCGGCTCGACGTCACGGCCGACACGCCCTCCGCCGACTGGGCCGTACGCCTGACCGCACTCGACCCGGCCGGCCGAGCGGACCTCCTCGCCTTCGGCATCGTCCGCCGCACCGACCCGCCCGGCCGGGCGACAGGCGTCACCGTGCCGCTCGGCACGCTGGGCCGCCGGCTGCCCGCCGGAACCCGGCTGCGGGCCGAGGTCGCCGGACACCACTTCCCCGCCCACGTCCGCAACCCCCACACCGGCGAGGACCCCGTCACCGCCACCCGGCTCGTCCCGTCCCGCCGGACCGTGAACCCGCGGGGCAGTGCCCTCCACCTGCCCGTCGTCGCCCGACGCCGTTACGTCGAGCCCGCACCGGAGATATGCCGTTGACCAGCGTCCTGCCCATCGAAGCCCTCGTCGATCCCGTCAGCGGAATCCTCCGGGGCGTCGCACCCGTCGAGCACCCCTCCGGGGCCCCGCCCCGCTACACCGCGATGACTGCCGACGTCGCCGACGCCCGCCGCCTCGGCGCCTGGCCGGCCGACCGCGTGTCGCTCGGCACGACGTTCGGCGACCCCGCAGGTGCGTGGATCGCCGCCGTGGCGGAGGGGGTGGAGCGCTACTGCGGCAACCGCGTCCCGCCGCCCGGCCACCCCCGCGAACCCCGGCGTGCCACCGCTGCCGAACTGGCCGCCGAGGGCCACCGCGTCTACGGCCCCGGCGCCCTGCCCGCGTACGCCCCCTGGCAGTACGGCCGCGCCGGTTTCCCGTACGCCGAATTCACCCCGGACACACCGGCACTGTGGACCCGTGCCACCGAGAACGGACGTCCCTGCTGGGTCCCGGTGGCGCTGACATACCTCAACTGGCGTCAGGGCGCATGGCGTTCACTGCCCCGCACCCATCACCTCAACTACGCGGGCATCGCCACCGGACAGGGGCTCGACGACGCCGTCGAGCGCGGACTCCTCGAAGTCGTCGAGCGCGACGCACTGGAGCTGTGGTGGCACCTGGACGGGCCCACCCGTGGCATCGACCCTGCCTCCGTCCCCGGACTCACCGAGGACCTGGCGGGCTGTGGTCTCGACGCGTACATCGTGGAGCTGCCCTCCGAGTTCGCGCCCTGTGCGGCGGCCCTCGTACACGATCCCGAACGCGGCGTGTACGCGGCCGGGTTCGCCTGCCGGTACGACCCGGCGGAGGCCGCCCGCAAGGCCGTCCTGGAGGCGGTGCACACGTGGGTGTTCACCCAGGGTGCGGTGGACGCCGACGGTTGGGTGTACCGGGCGATCGACGCCGGCATGCTCGCCCGCGGTCTCTACCTCGACCACCGGGCCGACCGGCGGTATCTCGACGACTGCGGGGCCGAGTTCGCCGCCGTACGGGATCTGGGCGCACATGTCCAGGTCTGGCTGGACGACCGCATGGCCCCGCTCGCCCGCCGCTTCACCGAGCCCGCGTTCGGGGTCGGCCCGGTCTCCGCGGTCGAACCCGGCAGCCGCGCCGCCCTCGACGCGGCGCTCGCCGCCGGAGGGCACCGGGTGATCACGGCGGACCTCACCACGGAGGACGTCGCGGAGACCTCGCTGCGCGTCGCCCGCGTCCTCGTCTCCGGCCTCGTGCCCAACGCCCCGGCCGCCTTCGGCTACTTCGGCTGCCCCCGCTTCGCGCAAGCGGCGCTCGACCGGGGCTGGCGTTCCCGACCGCCCACGGGGCCACAGGACTTCACCCTCGCCCCGCCGCCGCACATGTGAAGGAGCCTGCCGCCATGCCCGATACGCCGGACCGAGCCGTCGCGCCCGCACACGAGCCGTGCGCGCAGCAGCCGGACGTCTTCGCCGCCGAGACGAGGACCACGCCGCCGCCCGCCACCCCCGCCGCGACGGCACCGGACGTCCTGCGCCGGGCGCTCGCGGACGCCCGGTCGCCGCGCGTCCCGGCCCTCTCCCCGTACGTTCCGGAGCACCCGTTTCCGTGGAACGGGCGCTCCGGGCTGCCGCTGTCCGACGGGGGCGTCCGGCGGCGGGCCGAGACGGGGACGGCCCGCCGCCGGACCGGCACCGGGAGGCCGGTGCCGCGAGCGAGTACCGGGCCCGCCGGGACCGGGCCGGTCAGCGGGCCCGGCGTCTCCGGGGGAGGCGCCGGGGCGGCCGCGTCGGACGTGGGTTCCGTCCGCGCTGTTCCCGGCGTCTCCGGCGTCTCCGGCGGGACGGTCGCGCCCGGCGCCGCTCACGTACCCGCCGCCCCGATCGACCTCGCCCGCACGCTGCGGCTCTCGCTCGCCGCGCCCGCCGGGACGCCCGGCAGGCTGCGCCCCGTCGCCTCGGCGGGCGCCCTGCACCCCGTGCGCGCCCACCTGCTCACCGGACCGGGGTGTTCACTGCCGCCCGGACGTTACGCCTACGACCCGCGGGCCCACCGGGCCCATCCACGTGGCCCCGCCCCCGACGATGTGCCCCCGGGCGCTCTCCTCGTCCTGACCGTGACCGCGTCCCGCACCGTCGCCCACTATGGCCACCGCGCCTGGCCGCTGCTGCTGCTCGATGCGGGTCATGCCGCCGCCGCGCTCACGCAGGCCGGGTCCCCGGCCGCCGACGTGCTGGTCTCCTTCGACGCGGACGGCCCCCTGCTGTCCGCCGCCGCGGGGCTGCCCCGCGCCTCGTGCCGACCGGAGGTGTGGCCCGGCTCCGAGCCCGAACTGCCGCTCGCGGCCGTGTGGTTCACACCGCCAGGCACCGCCGTGGACTCCGTCGATCCGCTGAGCGGCTGGGCCGCCTGGCCCGGCGCCGGGGCTCCCCCGCCACCGCCCGGAGCAGCGACCGCGCCGTCTGGCGAACTCGCGGCCACGCACAGCCTGTTGCGCCACCTCGCGGAAGCCCCCGGCCTCCCCGCCGGGACGTGGCACCCGTCCTCCCGCCCGGCAGGGGTGACCGACGACGTCCTGGAGGCGCGCCGGAGCGCCGCGCCCGACGAGCTGCGCCACCCGCCCGAGAGGGGCCTGCTGGCCCGAGTCCTGGCGACCGCCCGCACGGCCTGCCCGGCAGGGCCGGACTGGACCCTGGCGGTCGGCGGCGACACCCCGGCCCTCCACGCGGTGGCTCCGGGGCGGCCGGGCCTCCACGTCCGCGCCCGCGGTGACGCGCGTCCCACCCTCGCCCACTGGGCGGCGCGCCAACGGTGGATCGGCGCGTCGGGCGCCGTCCTGCTCGCTCACGGCTGCCCCGAGGACGCCCCGCCCGCCGTGATCCGCCACAGCCATCTCGCCGCCGGGTACGCGGTCGGCGTGGCCCAGATCCTCGCCACCGCCCTGGGGTTGCGCTCCCGCCCCGTCGGCTCCTGGCAACAGGCGGACCTGGGCGCGGCGTTGGGTGACGCCCCCGGACGCGACTGGATCGTGCACGGCCTCGCCCTGGGGGGTGTCCGACGACCGTCATGACACCGCCGACCGCACCGCGGGCGACGGCCCCGACCGTCCCCGGGACCACGACCCGCACCACCCCTCCCGGCGAGGAAGACCGCCCATGATGCTCCACCCCGAACTCCTCCGTGCCGCGAGGACCGCGCGCCGCCCCCTCTGTCTCGCCACCGCGCTGCTCGCGGCGCTCACCATCACGCACCTGGCCCAGGCCGTCCTGCTCGCCCTCGTGCTCTCCCGGATCGCCGGGGGAGCACCGGACGCCCTGGCCCCGCTGCTCGCGGCCGTCATCGCCGTCGTCCTGGCCCGTGCCGCCCTCGGCCGGGCTCAGCGGCTGACCGCCGTCGCGGCGGGCGCCACCGTACGGGTGCGGCTTCGCGACACCCTGCTGCTGCGGCTCGGCGCACTCGGCCCCACCGCCGTCACCGGTGCGCGGGCCGGAGCCGTACGGGCCACGCTGGTCGACGGCGTCGAGGGCGTCGACGCGTACATCTCGCGCTATCTGCCCCAGGCGCTCATCACCTGCGCGGTTCCGCCGCTGCTGCTCGTCGCCGTCGCCCTCGTCGAACCGTACGCGGCCCTCGCCCTCGGCCTCGCCCTGCTGCTCGCCCTGTTCGGACCGCGCTGGTGGGACCGCCTCCTCGCACGGCGCGGCAAGGAGCACTGGGACTCCTACGAGGCCCTCGCCGCCGACTACCTGGAAGCTCTCCAGGGGATGCCGGCCCTGCGAGCCGCCGGCGCGGTGGGGCGCGTACGGGAGCGGCTGGAGCGGCGGTCGGCCGCCCTGCACCGGAGCACCGTCGCCAAACTGCGGGTCTCCCTCATCGACACCGGCCTCACCGACCTGGCCGTCCAGGGCGGTACGGTCGCCGCCGTCCTCGTGGCCTGCTCCTCGGCGGCCACCGGACGTACCGCCGCCACCGGCACCTACCTCCTGCTCCTCCTCGCCTCCGAGTGCTTCCGGCCCGTCCGCGACCTCTCACGCGAGTGGCACGCCGGCTACCTCGGGGTTTCCGCCGCCGACGGGATCGCCACCCTGCGCACCGCCGAACCCGCCGTGCCGGACCGGGGGAGCACGGTCGCGGTCTGGGCGGACGCCCCCGAAATCCGTTTCGAGAACGTGCGCTTCACCCATCCGGGGAGCGACCGGCCCGCGCTCGACGGCGTCAGCTTCACCGCCGCCCCCGGACGCACCACCGCCGTCGTCGGCCCGTCCGGGGCCGGGAAGTCGACCCTGCTGAGCCTGCTGCTGCGGCAGCGCGACCCCGACAGCGGCCACCTCACCGTCGCCGGGACCGACACCACCGCCTACACCCTCGACTCGCTGCGCCGGGGCATCGCCGTGGTCTCGCAGGAGACCTACCTCTTCCACGCCACCATCGCGGAGAACCTCCGCATCGCCCGTCCCGCCGCCACCGACGGACAACTGCGCGCCGCCGCCCGTGCCGCGGGGATCGACGAGGAGATCACCCGGCTCCCGGACGGGTACGCCACCCTCGTCGGCGAACGCGGCGCCACACTCTCCGGTGGGCAGCGCCAACGCGTCGCCCTCGCACGGGCGTTGCTGGCCGACGCCCCCGTCCTGATCCTGGACGAGGCCACCAGCGCGGTCGACGAGCGAGGCCAGTCACGCATCGTCCGCGAGCTTGCGGCGGCGGGCCGTGGCCGCACCTGCGTCGTCGTCGCCCACCGCCTCGACGCCGTACGCCACGCCGACCACATCGTCGTCCTCGACGCCGGGCGCGTCGCCGCTACGGGGGACCACACGGCCCTGCTCGCGGGCGGCGGCGTGTACGCCTCGCTCGTCGCGGCCGGCCGCACCGCACAGGAAGACCACGCCGCATGACCACGATCCCCACCCCCGCCCCGACCGATGCGGCCCGCCCACCCGGTCCCGGTCCCGCCGTCCCCCCCTCCCGAGACGTCCCGGCCGGCGCCCTCCGCTCGCTCCTTCCCGTCCTCGGCGCGCACCGCACCACCGTGCTGCGCACGTGCCTGGCCGCCCTCGTCGACCAGGCGGCCCTGGTCGCCCTCGTCAGCCTCGCCGCGCACTCGGTCGGCGCCGCCGTCACCGCGCACCGCCCTCCCGCCCCCGGAGCCGTCGCCGTCCTCGTCGGGCTCGTCCTGCTCCGCGCCTTCACCACATGGCGGGAGATGGACCTCTCGCACGACCTCGCCTACCGGGTCCTCGCCGAACTCCGCGTCCGGGTCTTCGACGGGCTGGCCCGCAGCGCGCCCGCCCGGATCGCGGGCCGGCGCAGCGGCGACCTGGCGGCCACCGCGCTCGGGGATGTGGAAGCCCTGGAGTTCTTCTACGCCCATGCCATCGCCCAACTCCTGGCATCCGGTGTGGTGTTCGCGGTAGCGGCCATCGTGCTGGCAGCGCTCGGTCCGTGGCTGCTGCTCGCCGTCCTGCCCGCCGCACTGCTCCTCGCCTGGTCGCCGTTGGCCGAAGCGCGCGGGCGGGCCCGGCGCGGGGCCCGGACCCGAGGCGCGCTCGCCGAGCTCTCGGCCGAGACGGTGGAGAGCGTCGACGGGCTGCGCGAACTCCTGATGACGGGGGCGCTGAACCGCAGGCGGGCCCGGCTCCGTTCCGCCGGACGGCGGCTCGCCCGCGCCCAGCGGGCCGAACAGGCCTGGGAAACCGGGGCGGGCGCCGCCCGCGACCTGCTCGTCGTCGCCGCTGTCATCGGGGTCGTGGCGGCCGCCGCGCACGCCGCGTCCGCAGGGCGGCTGGACGGGGCGTGGGCCCCGGCCGCCCTGGCCCTGGCCCTGGGCGCACTGGCTCCGGTGGCGGAATCGGCTGCCGCGCTCGGCCGGGCGGGCGGGCTGCGCGCCGCGGCGGCCCGCGTCCGGTCCGCCGTGCACGCTCCCGCCGGGGCCCCCGCACCCGCCGATCCGCACCCCTTGCCGACGGGCCCGCTGGGGCTGCGATTGCGCGGCGTACGGTTCGGTTACGGGGGAGAGGCCGTGCTCGACGGGGTCGACCTGACCGTCCGGCCGGGCGAGACCGTGGCCCTCGTCGGGGCGTCCGGTGCGGGCAAGTCGACCTGCGCCCACCTCCTCGCGCGATACTGGGACCCGGTCGAAGGAGCTGTGGAGCTGCTGCCCCCGGCCCCGGCCCGTCCCGTGGACCTGCGGGACCTCGCCGAGGGCGACCTGCGCGCGGCCGTATCCGTGGTGGGACAGGAGGCCCCGCTC
Proteins encoded in this window:
- a CDS encoding ABC transporter ATP-binding protein; amino-acid sequence: MTTIPTPAPTDAARPPGPGPAVPPSRDVPAGALRSLLPVLGAHRTTVLRTCLAALVDQAALVALVSLAAHSVGAAVTAHRPPAPGAVAVLVGLVLLRAFTTWREMDLSHDLAYRVLAELRVRVFDGLARSAPARIAGRRSGDLAATALGDVEALEFFYAHAIAQLLASGVVFAVAAIVLAALGPWLLLAVLPAALLLAWSPLAEARGRARRGARTRGALAELSAETVESVDGLRELLMTGALNRRRARLRSAGRRLARAQRAEQAWETGAGAARDLLVVAAVIGVVAAAAHAASAGRLDGAWAPAALALALGALAPVAESAAALGRAGGLRAAAARVRSAVHAPAGAPAPADPHPLPTGPLGLRLRGVRFGYGGEAVLDGVDLTVRPGETVALVGASGAGKSTCAHLLARYWDPVEGAVELLPPAPARPVDLRDLAEGDLRAAVSVVGQEAPLFHGTLAENLRLGAPDATAAELGEVARLCGVSAIADALPGGLDTAVGERGATLSGGQRARVALARALLSGPRVLVLDETTAHLDHRGDAELAEALATRSATRATVLIAHRPATVRRADRIAVLEGGRIVEEGTWDELIGAGGPLSRLFARAETAPAPGSRSRT
- a CDS encoding nitroreductase — its product is MPDTPDRAVAPAHEPCAQQPDVFAAETRTTPPPATPAATAPDVLRRALADARSPRVPALSPYVPEHPFPWNGRSGLPLSDGGVRRRAETGTARRRTGTGRPVPRASTGPAGTGPVSGPGVSGGGAGAAASDVGSVRAVPGVSGVSGGTVAPGAAHVPAAPIDLARTLRLSLAAPAGTPGRLRPVASAGALHPVRAHLLTGPGCSLPPGRYAYDPRAHRAHPRGPAPDDVPPGALLVLTVTASRTVAHYGHRAWPLLLLDAGHAAAALTQAGSPAADVLVSFDADGPLLSAAAGLPRASCRPEVWPGSEPELPLAAVWFTPPGTAVDSVDPLSGWAAWPGAGAPPPPPGAATAPSGELAATHSLLRHLAEAPGLPAGTWHPSSRPAGVTDDVLEARRSAAPDELRHPPERGLLARVLATARTACPAGPDWTLAVGGDTPALHAVAPGRPGLHVRARGDARPTLAHWAARQRWIGASGAVLLAHGCPEDAPPAVIRHSHLAAGYAVGVAQILATALGLRSRPVGSWQQADLGAALGDAPGRDWIVHGLALGGVRRPS
- a CDS encoding CocE/NonD family hydrolase codes for the protein MNIRTVGVPAPDGTALATDVCLPDGAGPCPAVIIRTPYGRDAHRAELRGWAAHGFAALAQDVRGRHGSPGEWHPYGGHEGPDGTAAIAWVRAQPWSNGEVVAVGASYAAYCALVTALADSGGVQRDPVRPDAVHRADGPDAVIAAVPALGLTETAREPGGPERLWARAGWWAAHGDRRDSEPDALHRALADDPRLLDHLPVARLGERLAEALGRELPSWPRLWAERGRGKSAASGSTVRLPLLAVGGTRDSFADDTVALWQRWGGPARLLLGPWGHRLTSDPAAPPRARVNLGALYVRWARAALAGRLEPTRSGIIALGDSGRWHSAHGAAITAEASAPGRPEAGRWWPFGSPTGLRLLHGAAFTADPDRPVRSDGLAAPAGGAQPDRCLLLSPPLPRPLDLAGPALVRLDVTADTPSADWAVRLTALDPAGRADLLAFGIVRRTDPPGRATGVTVPLGTLGRRLPAGTRLRAEVAGHHFPAHVRNPHTGEDPVTATRLVPSRRTVNPRGSALHLPVVARRRYVEPAPEICR
- a CDS encoding YcaO-like family protein, which translates into the protein MTSVLPIEALVDPVSGILRGVAPVEHPSGAPPRYTAMTADVADARRLGAWPADRVSLGTTFGDPAGAWIAAVAEGVERYCGNRVPPPGHPREPRRATAAELAAEGHRVYGPGALPAYAPWQYGRAGFPYAEFTPDTPALWTRATENGRPCWVPVALTYLNWRQGAWRSLPRTHHLNYAGIATGQGLDDAVERGLLEVVERDALELWWHLDGPTRGIDPASVPGLTEDLAGCGLDAYIVELPSEFAPCAAALVHDPERGVYAAGFACRYDPAEAARKAVLEAVHTWVFTQGAVDADGWVYRAIDAGMLARGLYLDHRADRRYLDDCGAEFAAVRDLGAHVQVWLDDRMAPLARRFTEPAFGVGPVSAVEPGSRAALDAALAAGGHRVITADLTTEDVAETSLRVARVLVSGLVPNAPAAFGYFGCPRFAQAALDRGWRSRPPTGPQDFTLAPPPHM
- a CDS encoding ABC transporter ATP-binding protein/permease; translated protein: MMLHPELLRAARTARRPLCLATALLAALTITHLAQAVLLALVLSRIAGGAPDALAPLLAAVIAVVLARAALGRAQRLTAVAAGATVRVRLRDTLLLRLGALGPTAVTGARAGAVRATLVDGVEGVDAYISRYLPQALITCAVPPLLLVAVALVEPYAALALGLALLLALFGPRWWDRLLARRGKEHWDSYEALAADYLEALQGMPALRAAGAVGRVRERLERRSAALHRSTVAKLRVSLIDTGLTDLAVQGGTVAAVLVACSSAATGRTAATGTYLLLLLASECFRPVRDLSREWHAGYLGVSAADGIATLRTAEPAVPDRGSTVAVWADAPEIRFENVRFTHPGSDRPALDGVSFTAAPGRTTAVVGPSGAGKSTLLSLLLRQRDPDSGHLTVAGTDTTAYTLDSLRRGIAVVSQETYLFHATIAENLRIARPAATDGQLRAAARAAGIDEEITRLPDGYATLVGERGATLSGGQRQRVALARALLADAPVLILDEATSAVDERGQSRIVRELAAAGRGRTCVVVAHRLDAVRHADHIVVLDAGRVAATGDHTALLAGGGVYASLVAAGRTAQEDHAA